In one Brassica oleracea var. oleracea cultivar TO1000 chromosome C9, BOL, whole genome shotgun sequence genomic region, the following are encoded:
- the LOC106314981 gene encoding putative F-box/FBD/LRR-repeat protein At3g56780 — MPSLQKLTIVTNSGTEHSPILLDDYIQSLEISTPSLKYLIVEDFGSTFYVRVRIRSPSNFEDTSIYRRIVQLKLSMYRGVFEELLIYLLERSINLSVLKINKLTTLDCWKPPSSVPRCLLSSLQTLKWREYTGTCAEKEMVSYLLKHALCLKTAKIFAESSGLFEKQPKMDDLFSMPRGSTTCMLVFD, encoded by the exons ATGCCTTCGTTACAGAAATTAACCATCGTGACAAATAGTGGCACCGAACACTCGCCTATTCTATTGGATGATTATATTCAGAGTTTAGAGATAAGCACACCTTCTTTGAAGTACTTAATCGTTGAAGATTTTGGGTCCACGTTCTATGTGAGGGTTAGAATCAGATCTCCATCGAACTTCGAG GATACAAGCATCTACCGTCGGATTGTACAGTTGAAGCTGAGTATGTACAGAGGCGTATTTGAAGAATTGCTTATATATTTGCTCGAACGTTCTATAAACTTATCGGTTCTCAAGATTAAT AAACTTACAACCTTGGATTGCTGGAAGCCGCCTAGTTCTGTTCCTAGATGTTTACTTTCGAGTCTTCAAACTCTAAAGTGGAGAGAATACACAGGGACATGCGCAGAAAAGGAGATGGTGAGTTATCTCCTGAAGCATGCACTATGTTTGAAAACGGCAAAAATCTTCGCTGAATCAAGTGGCTTGTTCGAGAAGCAACCAAAGATGGATGACTTATTTTCTATGCCAAGAGGTTCCACAACTTGCATGCTTGTGTTCGATTAA
- the LOC106314982 gene encoding putative FBD-associated F-box protein At3g50710: protein YLFNLQKSFGLCSPICFITELNKHLDLSFISPFRHSGRVSFRCGSNSKHEALEGASIFLCDSVSSARFFFSSRPSSRISSLSDDLLLKILSSLRTKDVLSTMFLSKRWKFLWTMVPKLDFEHGTSCYDDTKEEYTRFCQYVDRFLVLHKSPVLETLMFNIGFLSTTNDMSTWVRIAIARRVRELEINRYDVDKSFELPACLYTFENLVVLKLYKSILVYVPDDLEVSLSSLKTLHLLCVEYENEESHRRLLRGCPVLEELVVDQTDNWSVRSSSVVIPSLERLSVLNQYRDYEAYTDKLEHESYNDRVTINVPSLKYLDYVDIVDYGHLCLSEDMPELVEAHVKIVCKNPVKLMRSLTAVKRLSLCLFNHSMVQHRIGFDQLVHLELCGCSQKWWDLLTWILKSSPKLQVLKLNQCQEECFCSAKPIERWWEELNTCPIKPIEGRWGQLSSVPECDVSSQYF from the exons TATCTCTTCAATCTTCAGAAGTCTTTTGGCCTCTGTTCTCCCATTTGTTTTATCACTGAGCTAAACAAACACTTGGATCTCTCCTTTATCTCTCCCTTCAGACATTCAGGTCGTGTTTCCTTTCGATGCGGTTCAAATTCAAAGCACGAAGCTTTAGAAGGGGCAAGCATCTTTCTTTGCGATTCTGTTTCATCGGCTAGGTTTTTCTTCTCTTCGCGTCCCTCTTCACG GATTAGTTCACTGTCGGATGATCTGCTGTTAAAGATTCTCTCATCGCTTCGTACCAAAGATGTCCTTTCAACTATGTTTCTCTCCAAACGATGGAAGTTTCTTTGGACCATGGTTCCAAAACTCGATTTTGAACATGGTACTTCTTGTTACGATGATACTAAAGAAGAGTACACGAGATTTTGTCAATACGTCGACAGGTTTCTGGTGTTGCACAAGTCTCCGGTTCTTGAAACTCTAATGTTCAACATTGGTTTCTTGTCCACCACTAATGATATGTCGACATGGGTCAGAATCGCAATTGCTCGCCGTGTGCGTGAACTCGAAATCAACCGTTACGACGTTGATAAGTCATTCGAACTGCCAGCGTGTCTATACACATTTGAGAATCTTGTGGTCTTGAAACTTTATAAATCGATTCTTGTGTATGTTCCTGATGATCTCGAGGTCTCGCTTTCTTCTCTCAAAACGCTGCACCTTCTGTGTGTGGAGTATGAAAACGAAGAATCGCACCGCAGGCTTTTAAGGGGTTGTCCTGTTCTGGAGGAGTTGGTTGTGGACCAAACTGATAACTGGAGTGTGCGATCATCCTCTGTTGTGATCCCTTCCTTGGAGAGATTATCTGTACTTAATCAGTATAGGGATTATGAGGCCTACACTGATAAATTAGAACATGAGTCTTACAACGATAGAGTTACCATTAATGTCCCGTCTTTGAAGTACTTGGACTACGTTGATATCGTTGACTATGGTCATTTGTGTTTGAGTGAAGATATGCCCGAGTTGGTGGAGGCACATGTTAAAATTGTTTGCAAAAATCCTGTGAAGCTCATGAGGTCTCTTACAGCAGTCAAACGCCTCTCTTTATGTTTGTTTAATCATTCAATGGTTCAGCATCGCATTGGATTCGATCAGCTTGTTCACCTAGAGCTATGTGGATGCAGCCAAAAGTGGTGGGATCTACTTACTTGGATTCTCAAAAGTTCTCCTAAACTACAAGTTCTCAAGCTCAACCAG TGTCAGGAGGAGTGCTTTTGTTCTGCAAAGCCTATTGAACGTTGGTGGGAAGAGCTGAATACTTGTCCCATAAAGCCTATTGAAGGACGTTGGGGACAGCTGAGTTCCGTTCCTGAATGTGACGTTTCATCTCAATACTTTTGA
- the LOC106313513 gene encoding probable ADP,ATP carrier protein At5g56450, producing MGIQEDPGAHSPNRNRRNPSSLPQTLKHFHRDLLAGAVMGGVVHTIVAPIERAKLLLQTQESNIAIVGDSSGKRRFKGMFDFIHRTVREEGVLSLWRGNGSSVLRYYPSVALNFSLKDLYRNILRNSSSQENHVFSGALANFIAGSAAGCTALIVVYPLDIAHTRLAADIGKKEARQFRGIHHFLTTVQRKDGVRGIYRGLPASLHGVIIHRGLYFGGFDTVKEVLSEDKELALWKRWVLAQGVTTSAGLASYPLDTVRRRIMMQSGIEHPMYSSTLDCWKKIYRVEGLASFYRGALSNMFRSTGSAAILVFYDEVKKFLNWGGI from the coding sequence ATGGGCATCCAAGAAGACCCCGGTGCTCACTCGCCAAACCGAAACCGAAGGAACCCATCATCGCTTCCACAGACTCTCAAACATTTCCACAGAGATTTACTCGCCGGAGCCGTGATGGGAGGCGTCGTCCACACGATCGTGGCCCCAATCGAGAGAGCCAAGCTCCTCCTCCAGACCCAGGAGAGCAACATCGCCATCGTCGGAGACTCCTCGGGGAAGAGACGCTTCAAAGGAATGTTCGATTTCATCCACCGCACGGTCCGTGAAGAAGGCGTTTTATCGCTATGGAGAGGCAACGGGAGCAGCGTGCTTCGCTACTACCCTTCCGTCGCTCTCAACTTCTCCCTCAAGGACCTCTACAGAAACATCCTCCGCAACAGCAGCTCTCAGGAGAATCACGTCTTCTCCGGGGCCTTAGCTAACTTCATCGCCGGCTCTGCGGCTGGATGCACGGCTTTGATCGTTGTTTACCCTCTTGATATAGCTCACACGCGTTTGGCTGCTGACATTGGGAAGAAGGAGGCTCGTCAGTTCAGAGGGATCCATCATTTCTTGACGACGGTTCAGAGGAAAGACGGTGTTAGAGGGATCTACAGAGGGTTGCCTGCGTCTCTGCACGGTGTGATTATTCACCGTGGGTTGTACTTTGGTGGGTTTGATACGGTTAAGGAGGTTTTGTCTGAAGATAAGGAGTTGGCGTTGTGGAAGAGATGGGTTTTGGCTCAGGGTGTGACTACTTCTGCTGGTTTGGCTTCTTACCCGTTGGATACGGTTAGGAGACGGATCATGATGCAGTCTGGGATTGAGCATCCGATGTATAGTAGCACGTTGGATTGCTGGAAGAAGATTTATAGGGTTGAAGGGCTGGCTTCTTTTTACCGTGGTGCCCTTTCGAATATGTTTAGGAGTACTGGTTCTGCTGCGATCTTGGTTTTTTATGATGAGGTGAAGAAGTTCTTGAATTGGGGAGGGATTTGA